The DNA segment catttatatgaaaataattaaatatctaCTTAAAGCGCTCGCTTACAATAGGAGCCACCCAGTTGATGTTTGCATTTTGAGGTTAGttttcatgacatttttttatattaacaccaattataatttttaacgtTACTTTCCCCAACACTGAATAGCATGAACAAAAGTTCAACGTAATAATATCTATAAAATCATTTTCTTTTGGTTACCTTGCGTTTTTTCGAGATATTAAGGctcattttgtattaaaaacgtCTCGCACGGAACGTGGTCAAACAGAAAGAAAGACGCACCGCTTTACCAGCCACATTGCAGTCAAATAGAACTGCATTATCGTCGAGTAAACGTAAAAGGTATCGATAAATTTCGTACAACAGGGATGTATTGcatgaaaaaagaattttcttaaaataaaaatttgaagtaaTGAATTTAAAcatatcaaaattataaaaagcttCTAAGAAAAATAGTGATTATTTGCTttcttatttacatttttagttgttttatttttttatatttttaaatgcctaAACATGCTTTATGCAAAACCTTTTGAGAGATAAATTGAGgaacacatttttcatttgtatagaaaatcttttaatattgattataaaatagaaatttagagttgttttgattaaaaatgtgtttttaatacactcaatataccaaaatatatattcatatggtAAAGAAAGTTTGTTTCCGGTGATTAACCCTTGAGGGAAAAAGTGAGCACATTAGACAAgtttagttattatatttttatacactatTTACTTTTGTGTAGCAACAATTATTCAGAATTTCGAATAAcggttaaaaatttataataagtggaaattttcaaaattgagttAAAGTTTTGCTTGATGTATGATACACATATATTTGACAGATAATCCCTTAAAAGTTTTGTCAAAAACAACTGCTAACTTTAAATAAACACTTGATTCTAATTTTGGTTTCGATTCCTTATATATGCGTATATTTTAAACGACAActtcaaaacttttattatataaCGTTAAGCCCCTCTTTGCTTCGTGAAAACTCCGCCTTTAAGATGCAGATTGAGTTACACCCACGTAGGCCATTCTATCTGTACGTAGGCGTAAACAGATTCATGACGATTAGAATTTTATCCCTGAACTTTACATAATCAgtgtatttaaattgttttaagttttcattAAACTTAATTACTACATAAGTTAAACCATCTGGAATTTATTTACCGAAAGTATCTTGggtaaaaatcaataaatgcatgaaacacAACCAAAATAGTAATAAACACAGCTTCAATACCAACCTCTACGAATAAACCTAACGAAATAATGGCACTGAACGAAAATGTCGGCCGAGAAAAACGACGCATAGTAGGCGTCGTCATCGTTTTGTTGAGCGTATAAATAGAAGTTGCAGGAAAATTTTTGACTCATTCGATATCAGTTTGGTAAGCTTCATAACCGGCTACTCCGAACGTCGATAACTTAGATTGTCCAATCTCTTTGTGATTTCTTGTGtgtattattaaaaactaaaaactcaaaatggtaagttaaataataatctgaaaagatttaattaaaattgtataagtTCGTGGCGAATTGACAGAAAAGGATGTGGAGTATTggtgaaaatcaaagaaaagtgTAGTGATTACGGCAAGAGAGAAAACGTGATTTGATGACGTTAGCAAAAATCtagaaaagtaaatatatttttcgaaaaatgttggTTTGCAAACTATTAAAAAGTATGAAGGAAAAACttgaaacgaaaattaaaactaGATTTTCTTCATCGGAGAAATCTGTAACATCTATATACTGTGAGCCGGTGACCGCACCCAATGCAGTAAACGTCGACGCGGACTGTGGCGCCGTTGAGCTACGTCATTTCGACTTGAAGAAAATATGTACAGCCGAACTTTTTATTTCCGGAAGCAAATAGCACCAATTCATAGagaatataattagttttagaaTCTGAGTCTTGTTACTTTATCGTAAagtagtaaaatattatttaatttaaaaaataattttcacctATACTCAAGTATGCTTTCTCCACTGCCTATTGCTAAACCATTTGGTCCAATTACgataactaataaatatttccttTCTCTTTATATTTCAACAGCGTGAATGTATTTCCATCCATGTCGGTCAAGCTGGTGTCCAGATTGGTAACGCCTGCTGGGAATTGTACTGCTTGGAGCACGGTATCCAGCCTGATGGCCAGATGCCTTCTGATAAGACTGTCGGCGGTGGTGATGATTCATTCAATACCTTCTTCAGCGAAACTGGAGCCGGCAAACATGTTCCTCGCGCCGTGTTCGTTGATTTGGAACCCACTGTAGTTGATGAAGTCCGTACTGGTACCTACCGTCAATTGTTCCACCCTGAACAGTTGATCACTGGTAAGGAAGACGCTGCCAACAACTATGCCCGTGGTCACTACACCATTGGTAAGGAAATCGTCGATTTGGTTTTGGATCGCATCCGCAAATTGGCCGATCAATGTACTGGTCTGCAAGGTTTCCTCATCTTCCATTCCTTCGGTGGTGGTACCGGTTCCGGTTTCACTTCCCTTTTGATGGAACGTCTCTCCGTCGATTATGGAAAGAAATCGAAATTGGAATTCGCTATCTACCCAGCACCTCAAGTGTCGACTGCTGTAGTCGAACCATATAACTCGATTTTGACCACCCACACAACACTGGAGCATTCGGACTGCGCATTCATGGTTGATAACGAAGCTATCTACGATATTTGCCGTCGTAACTTGGATATTGAACGTCCTACCTACACTAACTTGAATCGTTTGATTGGCCAAATTGTGTCATCTATCACCGCTTCGTTGCGTTTCGATGGTGCCCTCAATGTGGATTTGACTGAATTCCAGACTAACTTGGTGCCCTACCCACGTATTCACTTCCCTCTGGTTACCTATGCTCCTGTAATCTCTGCTGAGAAGGCCTACCACGAGCAATTGTCTGTTGCTGAGATCACCAACGCTTGCTTTGAACCAGCCAACCAGATGGTGAAATGTGACCCACGTCACGGCAAATACATGGCCTGTTGTATGTTGTACCGTGGTGATGTTGTGCCCAAGGATGTCAATGCCGCCATTGCTACCATCAAGACCAAGCGCACCATCCAATTCGTGGATTGGTGTCCCACTGGTTTCAAGGTCGGTATTAACTACCAGCCACCTACTGTGGTGCCTGGTGGCGATTTGGCTAAGGTGCAGCGCGCTGTCTGCATGTTGTCCAACACCACAGCCATTGCCGAGGCCTGGGCTCGTTTGGATCACAAATTCGATTTGATGTATGCCAAGCGTGCTTTCGTGCACTGGTATGTCGGTGAGGGTATGGAGGAAGGTGAATTCTCCGAAGCTCGTGAGGATTTGGCTGCCCTCGAGAAGGATTACGAAGAAGTCGGTATGGACTCTGGTGACGGTGAAGGTGAAGGTGCTGAAGAATATTAAACAACGGAATGAAGAGCGTATTGAAAGAAGCATACCCAttgctgaaaatttattttgtttaagttGAACAAAACTGATGTTCGAATCAAGGAGTAAAACGAATAATTTTTGAcgattatacaaaaaaaaaattgaacattgAAAAAGAAACATGCACAAGAATACTAAAAAGAAgagtaaattaaatgaaaattgcatttgaagttcaaaaatatgtatttcaattcACATGGGTGGGGAAAATAgaagttaattttataattagttGTCTATTAGAAGATTTGAAAGACGAGATGCACATATTCCAGATTTCTACTTTTTCATAGCGCCTAAGTTCATTGCACTCGAACTGCTAGATATTTTTAGCGTTGTGCTTTGTAGGTCTCGATGCATTTCACGCTTTCTACGCCGGCACATTTAGCTGCTTTCTAGGTAGTCATTAAcgttttgctttgctttgctatTACATTCATGCTCAAGCCCATTGCATTGCAACTTCATAATGTAATTATCAGTGATCTCATTATGGTTTAAAAATAAGTCTCTGTAATTAGTTCCCCTGCTGCGTCTGTTTGCTATAGCCGTTCATTTAGTAGGGAATTTCGATTGCAGTGCTTCTCCCAAAGAGTTTTAACATTTCCTTTGAAGGCGATCAAAAGGCCTTTGGAGATTGTGCATATACATAATAGTAATTCATATAACAGGTATGCAGCTAAGTATGTtggattgtttttattttcgttaaatTGAAAACAGCGCTGCCAACGTCGTCATTGGTGACTACATCGCATGTTTATAACAACACCAACGTGAAGTGAAGTATTTATGCGCACAtgacatcatcatcatcaaagCGTTGGCTGAGCTGAGAAATGTAGATTTCCAAATAAGTCATTATTTTGTTGAGcttaaaagttattattttatattcctataaatgtttgtaaatgtgtacaaaaaaataGTGTGGACTTTCGcaattacataagtacatacatatgtacatataattgggTGAAAATACTAATTTATCGCCAGCTGCAaaggtatatagtatataagtacatgtatatgtatgtatgtaggtactaCATATTTCCACTTTTTTGTCATACGCCGGGCGAGGTTATTAAAGTAGGTAACGATTTGTACAACAAACACACGTGGGCACGTATCTATGAAATACACCCTTATTCGCTTTGTAGAATATATTtgtaagaatatatgtacatatgtacataagtatttgttgatttcatgtacatataagttttcatacatatataccctaCATAGCTGTCGCTAGGTAGCCGGccgttatatttacatacatataggcaTGACTCATAGGATTCTCTGTTTGCCGCATTATCCTTTCTTCTTCAAACGTTCCAACGCAGTGTTTGCCCTCTAAAAAATCAATACTTTTTCCGCATTCATTGTAAATGTGTTGAGCGAGCTTTTAAGGTgtgcacttatgtacatacaatagtAATTCACAAATAATTAGTATTGAATATTCAAGTTGCACAATTTACAAAACCTGCAAAAATcatgtgaaattaataaaaattaatcaaatatttggTGTCATAAAATACTTACGTTTTTTATACTAGGTCCTATATCCCCGATTTCCAATCGCAGCATTACATCTCAGTACTATGCTTTCTACAAGCTTCTTTCATCTCCCCTTTGAGATGGTTTACCAATACCTTCCcataaattctcaaaatttctgaaatttttagcaGGAGTTTTAAGTTTAACATCGTTCTATAAGTTTTCTATTGGATTAAGGTCAGGGCTTTGCGTTGGCCAATccaaaacatttgttttttctCTTAAGCCAATCCTTTATGACCTTCGCTGTGTGCTTTGGGTCATTATCCTGCATAAAAGTCCAGCCAAGGGACATGAAATTGAAAGCAAATGGTTCCATTTCGCTCCTCAATATGTCTAAATAATGATACTGATAACTCATGCCAGGCAGCGGATATTTCCGCCTGAGGATAGAATGAAAACAATGAAAGCCGGATATTGAAAGTGATTATTCCGGTAGTAGGGAACTGAACATATGGAACTAATAccagatttttgttttattcgaaaataaattttaacaaatcgtaACCGCTGcaaatatgcatttgtatgtacatatgtatgtctaaatatatttttatcgaaatatttgttgtgttttCCACGGTTTTATCAAGTAATAGAGTTGATAATTTTTGTAGAATGAAAGTGTACGCCATTTAATAGAAAGACGTGAATGTCTACATacacatacgagtatacatacatatgtacatatgtatgtacgcatagTATCATATTAATACTAATATCATATCATTATTACTAAATTTACCTCCTTAACTGAGctctttcgaaaatttgtaaacagctattttattttttaacggtatttcagcaaaaaaatcatttaataattaagaaatttcgTTAAAGGCGAACATCTGCCACTTTCGTtcattatcttattaaatttttggtttgtttcTACTTCAACGAGTAGAAGTCGTGAAAGGtagatgcatacatacatatgtacatacaattaaatacatacatatacatacgcacATGTGCAGTTAGTTGGCTGCATAGCGTACTCTCAAAGCATTTCCATTTTGGAAGAGCCTAAAATATAGTTTACATCTCCATCTTTCAAAATAGATTTATTAAGATGGCGACGTCAGCGAAAATAGATCAACCTAAATGTTTGTGAAAAACAtccatatacacacatacatgtgtagttacacatgtatatatatttatatacacacttaggagcggctaaaaatgttggaaaatattGGGTGAGAGCTACAAAACCGCAACAACTAGCCAGTGATGCAAGAAAAAATTCTCTACCATTTAAAGTCAAAGACaccaaaacacacaaaaataacgtcatacaaatatattatacatatacataaaatactAGTTTCTGAAAAGCTATCCAAGTATGGCCACTGCGGAGGCCGGCTCTGAGACATGCTGTTTGAGCGGATACAGCTACTCATTTCTGCAAATTCAATGTTGATCGTCTTATGGTTATATTTATATcgtgtgaatatacatacatacatatgtatgtacttatatttttatatatgaatatgtattacTGCTTGCATGCATGACTGCTGTTTTGGTGGCAAATTAGCAACATATGTTCATTTGAATGAATGCAGAAACTCAAGTTGCAAATAATATGGTATTATGGTTCTAAACCTAAAGCTAAATTTGGTGATcttcatattcatacatacatatgtatgtatgtatatgtttaagaCTGTAATATGGAAGCTACGCGGAATATCACCGGAAAATTTTAGAAGAATTTAAGATTTTCTAATGAAAACCCTTTCATTTTGAGCGAATTTGAAAACAGTTATCCATAAATCAGTTATTTccggtttttttttcatttcaaatacagggttttccaataatagtgataaacaaaaacacactaattgttaaggaattcgatgaacccaattttcgagtaatTTTCCACTAAAACAAATCATTTGTCATtaatagcacgttcaatattgacttcttcagcttgaagagagtctggtttattgttaaagaccaatgacttcaaataactcacaacttcttggagaccATTCAATGacacaatttcttaaaataatcgaaTCCTTGCTTCTGAGTATATCCAGACATATTTAAATGGTCGAAACGatacttagaaatcatatcatcccttTTGGAGAGGTATATgtacagtaaaattattttctattaaaaattgtgAGAAAAGAAATATAGTTATTTCCCGAATTTTTCGCAttaattttctcataaaatCTGTTAATTTGCTTCGTGTTCGGGAACACAGCTATTGCAATAAAAGTCAGCATTAAATGAACTGCCTTACCCACAGAAGTTGCCACCGGAGTTttgaaatttctattttattttttcatatttcattcatTTGCTATTTTAGacgatgaaatatttttatattatacgtTATTTTGACAAATGCTGTGTGAAACAAGCTAAAATTTTCATCATTCATTTCATAATATGCGAATAcctaaaaatttagtatttttcgcTAAATCCCTGAATCCACTACATCTTTTTGCCTTATCAAAAGACTTatcgatatttttgttttgtgcacATTTTCGTCGCCTTGTCAATTATTCTCTGTTGTAAACAAACCCGGACTACGGCATAAAACAATTTGCAAGAATTAAATTCAAAGTAAaagcaaattattttgaagataATATAACCAGTTATTATTTGCAATACTTTCGGAACTCATCAATTTCTTACAGAATTTACCAACTAATATGACATTAACAAAGACTGTGGACCAGGCTACCATTCTCAGTGGTGATCGTTCCAAGTAAGTacaagcgctcatacatatgtaattcttGAAATTTCTATCAATCTCTGCTTATACCGATTAGATTAAAAGATTTGCTTTGTAATCGTTTGGCTGAATGTGGTTGGCGTGATGAGGTGCGTCTGATGTGTCGTAATATCATCAAGGAGAAAGGCAACAACATAAAAGTGGAACAATTAATTGCCGACGTTACACCACGCGCTCGTGCCTCTGTTCCCGA comes from the Bactrocera neohumeralis isolate Rockhampton chromosome 2, APGP_CSIRO_Bneo_wtdbg2-racon-allhic-juicebox.fasta_v2, whole genome shotgun sequence genome and includes:
- the LOC126762495 gene encoding tubulin alpha-1 chain → MRECISIHVGQAGVQIGNACWELYCLEHGIQPDGQMPSDKTVGGGDDSFNTFFSETGAGKHVPRAVFVDLEPTVVDEVRTGTYRQLFHPEQLITGKEDAANNYARGHYTIGKEIVDLVLDRIRKLADQCTGLQGFLIFHSFGGGTGSGFTSLLMERLSVDYGKKSKLEFAIYPAPQVSTAVVEPYNSILTTHTTLEHSDCAFMVDNEAIYDICRRNLDIERPTYTNLNRLIGQIVSSITASLRFDGALNVDLTEFQTNLVPYPRIHFPLVTYAPVISAEKAYHEQLSVAEITNACFEPANQMVKCDPRHGKYMACCMLYRGDVVPKDVNAAIATIKTKRTIQFVDWCPTGFKVGINYQPPTVVPGGDLAKVQRAVCMLSNTTAIAEAWARLDHKFDLMYAKRAFVHWYVGEGMEEGEFSEAREDLAALEKDYEEVGMDSGDGEGEGAEEY
- the LOC126762544 gene encoding enhancer of yellow 2 transcription factor, with amino-acid sequence MTLTKTVDQATILSGDRSKLKDLLCNRLAECGWRDEVRLMCRNIIKEKGNNIKVEQLIADVTPRARASVPDAVKKELLMKIKAILAAQEGIDL